From Paenibacillus graminis, a single genomic window includes:
- a CDS encoding response regulator transcription factor: MTKKVLVVDDEPGIVNAIAYALRREGYEVDTAGDGEEALAKAQTFHPNVMVLDVMMPKLNGYEVCRKLEDRDDIGIILLTVKNDIVDKIVGLELGADDYMTKPFEVRELLARVKALLRRLDKNTAEVKGGLIQYGALRVHADRRSVQLGEEQLELTPKEFDLLLLLLSHPQRVYMREELLEQVWEMDYAGGTRTVDIHIQRLRKKLGDPYQNILQTVYGVGYKAVPAGSFA; this comes from the coding sequence ATGACCAAAAAAGTGCTGGTAGTTGATGACGAGCCGGGTATTGTAAATGCGATTGCCTATGCGCTGAGGCGTGAAGGCTATGAGGTGGATACCGCCGGGGACGGCGAGGAGGCGCTTGCCAAGGCGCAGACTTTTCATCCGAATGTGATGGTGCTGGATGTGATGATGCCGAAGCTGAATGGCTATGAAGTGTGCCGCAAGCTGGAGGACCGCGATGACATCGGAATTATACTGCTTACCGTCAAAAATGATATCGTTGATAAAATCGTCGGCCTGGAGCTGGGTGCGGATGATTATATGACCAAGCCGTTCGAGGTCCGCGAGCTGCTGGCCCGGGTGAAGGCGCTGCTGCGCAGGCTGGACAAGAATACGGCCGAGGTCAAAGGCGGGCTGATCCAATATGGTGCGCTGCGGGTTCACGCGGACCGGCGTTCCGTTCAGCTTGGGGAGGAGCAGCTGGAGCTGACACCGAAGGAATTCGACCTGCTGCTCCTGCTGCTCTCCCATCCGCAGCGCGTCTATATGCGGGAAGAGCTGCTGGAGCAGGTCTGGGAGATGGACTATGCGGGCGGCACGCGCACCGTGGACATCCACATCCAGCGGCTGCGCAAAAAGCTGGGCGACCCCTACCAGAATATCCTCCAGACCGTCTATGGGGTCGGCTATAAGGCCGTTCCGGCGGGGAGCTTCGCATGA
- a CDS encoding sensor histidine kinase encodes MRISIKLKFSLFLAVLLILSVSILSYFVLHGVGRNQQAQTENALAQHVKTVNLRVKQTYYTGTRLTPQEFMRQRGKALAAELSGFTGLQVTLYDTKGQQVGTSLQKGEPAAERKPADALAYALQNKIAYQSSGDTLLYLAPLQGPEHQMGVVQLEYPLQEARSFQRTLLNLFLTTGAAVLVLSFIGGYLYFNKAAAAIGRLKKAAESIRRAEYISAPPVKRKDELGELAEGIYFMSREIDTSIAAKDEEQRKLQLAVQKLQALEQQQKQYIGNISHEFKTPLTSIKAYVDLLNMYDDDPKLLSDAKLSIAKETQRLYEMVEKVLQLTALEKYDFESQAELLEVADVLQDICSRMKGKAERYGLKITLDAEPAHIWIDKESFMHIFINLLDNAIKYNIPQGTVYLHSEVRNHRVWITVRDSGIGIPAASRDKIFEPFYTVNRDRSRQSGGTGLGLSLVRNLVEKQNGTIELLEADGEGTAFQLSFPVMP; translated from the coding sequence ATGAGGATCAGCATCAAGCTGAAGTTCAGCCTGTTCCTGGCAGTGCTGCTGATTTTATCGGTTAGCATTCTGAGCTATTTCGTGCTGCACGGAGTTGGTCGGAACCAGCAGGCGCAGACGGAGAACGCGCTGGCCCAGCATGTCAAAACGGTGAATCTGCGGGTCAAGCAGACCTATTATACCGGGACCCGCCTTACGCCGCAGGAATTCATGCGTCAGCGGGGGAAAGCGCTGGCCGCAGAGCTGTCCGGGTTCACCGGGCTGCAAGTGACGCTGTACGACACCAAGGGACAGCAGGTAGGGACGTCGCTGCAGAAGGGAGAGCCTGCTGCGGAGCGGAAGCCTGCTGATGCGCTGGCCTATGCGCTGCAGAACAAAATCGCCTACCAAAGCTCAGGCGATACCCTGCTCTATCTGGCGCCGCTGCAGGGACCGGAGCACCAGATGGGGGTAGTGCAGCTGGAGTATCCGCTGCAGGAGGCCCGGAGCTTCCAGCGGACGCTGCTGAATCTTTTCCTGACCACAGGCGCCGCAGTCCTGGTCCTGAGCTTTATTGGCGGCTACCTGTATTTCAACAAGGCCGCAGCGGCAATCGGGCGGCTGAAGAAAGCGGCGGAATCGATCCGCCGTGCCGAGTACATTTCCGCGCCGCCAGTGAAGCGGAAGGATGAGCTGGGCGAGCTGGCCGAAGGCATTTACTTCATGAGCCGGGAGATTGACACCAGCATTGCCGCGAAGGATGAGGAGCAGCGCAAGCTGCAGCTAGCCGTGCAGAAGCTGCAGGCGCTGGAGCAGCAGCAGAAGCAGTACATCGGCAATATCAGCCATGAGTTCAAGACGCCGCTGACTTCGATCAAGGCTTATGTCGACCTCTTGAATATGTACGATGATGATCCAAAGCTGCTGTCCGACGCGAAGCTCAGCATTGCCAAGGAGACCCAGAGGCTCTATGAAATGGTGGAGAAGGTGCTGCAGCTGACGGCGCTGGAGAAATATGATTTTGAATCTCAGGCTGAGCTGCTGGAGGTGGCGGACGTACTGCAGGATATCTGCAGCCGCATGAAGGGCAAGGCGGAGCGGTATGGTCTGAAGATTACATTGGACGCAGAGCCTGCGCATATCTGGATCGATAAGGAAAGCTTCATGCATATCTTCATCAATCTGCTGGATAATGCGATCAAATATAATATCCCGCAAGGGACGGTGTATCTTCACAGTGAAGTCAGGAATCACCGGGTCTGGATCACCGTCAGGGATTCCGGCATTGGCATTCCGGCAGCGTCCAGGGACAAGATCTTCGAGCCCTTTTACACGGTCAACCGCGACCGTTCCAGACAATCGGGCGGTACAGGACTGGGACTGTCCCTTGTCCGCAATCTGGTGGAGAAGCAGAACGGAACGATTGAACTGCTGGAGGCGGACGGTGAGGGAACGGCGTTTCAGCTGTCTTTTCCCGTAATGCCCTGA
- a CDS encoding MarR family winged helix-turn-helix transcriptional regulator, producing MDDKQWERLQEADYLFRKMVRRFVKERDRVSVEGIALPGMLILQKIIRDEEQRLGDLAEQLDFTSGAITALSDKLEAGGYTVRRRKEDDRRTVLMGITAKGREMVKRNGSIGERCITLLFDGFTEEELEQQSRFYERIISNLEGFSETLLKLAQQNAEIRVPQAPEQKPRTAAKKNYLSY from the coding sequence ATGGATGATAAGCAGTGGGAACGGCTGCAGGAGGCCGACTACCTGTTCCGCAAAATGGTGCGCAGGTTTGTGAAGGAACGCGACCGCGTGAGCGTGGAAGGGATTGCTTTGCCGGGCATGCTGATTCTGCAAAAGATCATCCGCGACGAAGAGCAGCGTCTCGGCGATCTCGCGGAACAGCTGGATTTCACCTCGGGTGCCATTACGGCCCTGAGCGATAAGCTGGAGGCGGGCGGATATACGGTGCGCAGGCGCAAGGAGGATGACCGCCGGACGGTACTGATGGGCATAACAGCCAAAGGCCGGGAGATGGTGAAGCGCAACGGCAGCATCGGGGAACGATGTATTACGCTTCTGTTCGATGGGTTCACGGAAGAAGAGCTTGAACAGCAGAGCCGTTTCTATGAACGGATCATCAGCAATCTGGAGGGATTCTCGGAGACTCTGCTTAAGCTGGCACAGCAGAATGCGGAGATTCGTGTCCCGCAGGCCCCTGAACAGAAGCCGCGGACAGCCGCGAAGAAAAATTATCTTAGCTACTGA
- a CDS encoding aryl-sulfate sulfotransferase, producing MGHSTVYPTGATVYNPAKAWSGYTVFQAGDEGVVLIDMSGKEVHLWQGLIGFPAKILPGGYVLGSTGRRDPKFGIQDNVDLVQVDWDGNVVWKYNSYEQIEDPGYEPLWYARQHHDYQREGNPVGYYAPGLEPSANSGKTLILAHKNLHNHQISDKQLLDDTIIEVDWEGKIIWEWAASDHFDELGFDEAARNVLFRDPNTRSFGDLGGGVGDWLHINSASYVGPNKFYDLGDERFHPDNIIWDAREANIIAITDKRTGAIVWRLGPDYSSPEVKHIDWIIGQHHAHIIPKGLPGEGNLLVFDNGGWGGYGLPNPSSPFGQKNALRDHSRVLEINPVTLEIEWQYTSAEAGFSVPTDSYKFYSPYISSAQRLPNGNTLITEGSNGRLFEVTAEHELVWEYISPYTDRRNTNMVYRSYRVPYVWVPQLVKPEEAAIEPIDVSTFRVPGAAPKGSDSVVVVATSLPFMEGAACVATANEGSGRRTS from the coding sequence ATGGGACATTCGACGGTATATCCGACAGGAGCAACAGTATATAATCCTGCCAAGGCATGGAGTGGCTACACAGTTTTCCAGGCGGGCGACGAAGGGGTTGTGCTGATCGATATGAGCGGCAAGGAGGTGCATTTGTGGCAGGGCCTGATCGGCTTTCCGGCCAAAATCCTCCCCGGAGGCTACGTGCTGGGCAGTACGGGCAGAAGAGATCCGAAATTCGGCATTCAGGACAATGTTGATCTGGTTCAGGTCGACTGGGACGGCAATGTAGTCTGGAAGTATAACAGCTATGAGCAGATCGAGGACCCGGGCTATGAGCCGCTGTGGTACGCACGCCAGCATCACGACTACCAGCGGGAAGGAAATCCGGTCGGCTACTATGCTCCCGGCCTGGAACCTTCTGCTAACAGCGGTAAAACACTGATTCTGGCTCATAAGAATCTGCATAACCACCAGATTTCCGACAAGCAGCTGCTGGATGACACAATTATCGAAGTGGACTGGGAAGGAAAAATTATCTGGGAATGGGCGGCCAGTGACCATTTTGATGAACTGGGCTTTGACGAGGCAGCACGCAATGTCCTGTTCCGTGATCCTAACACGCGTTCCTTCGGTGATCTGGGCGGCGGTGTAGGCGACTGGCTGCATATCAACTCGGCTTCGTATGTGGGACCGAACAAATTTTATGATCTCGGAGATGAGCGTTTCCACCCGGACAACATTATATGGGACGCCCGGGAGGCGAATATTATCGCTATCACCGACAAGCGGACCGGGGCTATCGTCTGGCGGCTGGGGCCGGACTATTCATCGCCGGAAGTAAAGCATATCGATTGGATTATCGGCCAGCATCATGCCCACATCATTCCGAAGGGGCTGCCAGGCGAAGGCAATCTGCTAGTGTTCGATAATGGCGGCTGGGGCGGCTATGGCCTGCCTAATCCCTCTTCGCCTTTTGGACAAAAGAATGCGCTGCGCGACCACTCGCGGGTACTGGAGATCAATCCGGTGACACTGGAGATCGAGTGGCAGTATACCTCGGCAGAGGCGGGGTTTTCCGTTCCGACCGATTCCTACAAGTTCTATAGTCCGTATATCAGCTCGGCGCAGCGGCTTCCAAATGGCAACACGCTGATTACCGAAGGCTCCAATGGACGCCTATTCGAGGTGACGGCGGAGCATGAACTGGTATGGGAGTATATTTCGCCTTACACTGACCGCAGAAATACGAACATGGTGTACCGCTCCTACCGCGTACCGTACGTTTGGGTGCCGCAGCTGGTGAAGCCGGAGGAAGCTGCCATTGAGCCGATCGATGTATCAACGTTCAGAGTGCCAGGTGCAGCTCCCAAAGGTTCGGATTCTGTAGTAGTGGTAGCGACATCACTGCCATTTATGGAGGGCGCCGCTTGTGTGGCTACTGCCAATGAGGGCAGCGGCCGGAGGACCAGTTAG
- a CDS encoding TolB family protein, with translation MNSNKRRKLRKTGMILLCSAVLLSMAACRPENTETRQTVEKSGQKITVIDNTSESVYTKLKLEGIDKIEGVRGTDFAGEDTIVVDKENRNLSPQTVEGQERYPHNLYLRTLSSGTETPLQEGEKNYGAAQVSPDKKQLFYKELYDATGLGFIMNLSTGASVKVGDAEFRSEEGSWADNEHVIYPDMEGTIVNADVNGKQETVVKTGVPYVHEVIQTGSRILYVTGEDSQLSAYDMETKQTKVLKKNVLWAIPSPDGSRLAIVERVKPGEMVLLLCDSEGSEQSRLAAGQQIFGTSWSPDGSKLAYATTAASAAEDQDGLFITEVETGEQTPVLNDIEVADQLRWSPSGKKLLASVSVLKDNVYQFITYVVRLS, from the coding sequence ATGAATTCGAATAAAAGGCGCAAGCTTAGAAAAACGGGCATGATTCTGCTGTGCAGTGCGGTTCTGCTATCCATGGCTGCCTGCCGTCCGGAGAATACCGAAACACGGCAGACGGTCGAGAAATCCGGCCAGAAAATCACAGTCATAGACAACACCAGCGAATCGGTCTACACGAAGCTGAAGCTGGAGGGCATCGACAAGATTGAGGGCGTTCGCGGGACCGATTTTGCCGGTGAGGATACGATCGTGGTGGATAAAGAAAACCGCAATCTCTCCCCGCAGACAGTGGAAGGGCAGGAACGTTATCCGCATAATCTCTACCTCCGTACACTGTCTTCAGGCACCGAAACGCCGCTGCAGGAGGGTGAAAAAAATTACGGTGCGGCACAGGTGTCTCCGGACAAGAAGCAGCTCTTTTACAAAGAGCTATATGACGCTACCGGCCTCGGCTTTATTATGAATCTGTCCACGGGAGCATCTGTGAAGGTGGGCGATGCGGAGTTCAGAAGCGAGGAAGGGAGCTGGGCCGACAACGAGCATGTGATTTACCCGGATATGGAAGGGACTATCGTAAATGCGGATGTGAACGGGAAGCAGGAAACGGTGGTGAAGACCGGGGTCCCCTATGTTCATGAGGTGATTCAGACCGGCAGCCGGATTCTGTATGTCACAGGGGAAGACAGCCAGTTGAGTGCTTATGACATGGAAACGAAGCAGACGAAGGTGTTGAAAAAGAATGTGCTGTGGGCTATTCCGTCCCCCGATGGAAGCAGGCTGGCGATTGTCGAACGGGTGAAGCCTGGAGAAATGGTGCTGCTGCTCTGCGACAGTGAAGGCAGCGAGCAGTCCCGGCTGGCTGCGGGCCAGCAGATCTTCGGGACCAGCTGGTCGCCGGACGGCAGCAAGCTGGCTTATGCAACGACTGCCGCAAGCGCTGCTGAGGACCAGGACGGCCTGTTCATCACCGAAGTGGAGACCGGGGAGCAGACGCCTGTGCTGAATGACATCGAGGTGGCTGACCAGCTCCGCTGGAGTCCCTCGGGCAAGAAGCTGCTGGCCTCCGTTTCAGTCCTGAAGGATAATGTGTATCAGTTTATTACGTATGTTGTAAGGCTGTCTTGA
- a CDS encoding SHOCT domain-containing protein, producing the protein MNIKRVMIVGTMIVAISFGGTAWGKPALNASPVAKWSATSVADKDDLLKALNQSSDVELYDALYDGKSLMDIAEENGGNIAGVIDLQVSQLTEQLNQRLASGSITRQQYTAQKAELKEIVTQSVMTSFG; encoded by the coding sequence ATGAATATTAAACGAGTGATGATTGTCGGGACAATGATTGTGGCCATCTCCTTTGGAGGGACTGCCTGGGGCAAGCCCGCCCTAAATGCGAGTCCGGTCGCCAAATGGTCTGCCACTAGTGTAGCCGATAAAGATGATTTATTAAAAGCGCTGAATCAGTCCTCCGATGTGGAACTGTATGACGCACTGTATGATGGCAAGTCTCTGATGGATATCGCCGAAGAGAACGGCGGGAATATTGCAGGTGTCATTGATTTGCAGGTGAGCCAGCTCACAGAGCAGTTGAATCAGCGCCTTGCAAGCGGCAGCATCACCCGCCAGCAATACACCGCGCAAAAAGCCGAATTGAAAGAGATCGTAACACAAAGTGTGATGACCTCATTCGGTTGA